The Vibrio gallaecicus genome contains a region encoding:
- a CDS encoding glycosyl transferase family protein, whose amino-acid sequence MSSILECIRTVGRGERGRKPLSFDQAYRIMDEYLSGQVGDDQMAMLLMLIRVQNETNEEIAGFVKAFQSRVPDLGADIDWPCYAGKRNDKSSGKPWNLLAAKILSEQGYKILMHGYMDKPSGREHVETYLETLNVRSAESPEDAKAIMDADGIAYLPLANFAPEAKTMISWKNRYGLRTPINTVVRALNPGGGRLGLRGSFHPGFPQLHAEVEHVIGNKSHSVISFKGQSGESEYNPKVSQTVWMSTPEKVESFYWEGSMNVELPTPKECVLGTPEDEHELMVNSVVDTMTAILFAEKHNKEEAYALALQYWKQYCAA is encoded by the coding sequence ATGAGCAGTATTTTAGAGTGTATTCGAACTGTTGGACGTGGTGAAAGAGGGCGTAAGCCTTTATCGTTCGACCAAGCTTATAGAATCATGGATGAGTATTTAAGTGGGCAAGTTGGTGATGACCAAATGGCAATGCTTTTAATGCTGATTCGAGTGCAAAATGAAACGAATGAAGAGATTGCCGGCTTCGTTAAAGCATTCCAATCTCGAGTCCCAGATCTTGGTGCCGATATTGACTGGCCGTGCTACGCAGGTAAGCGAAATGACAAAAGTAGCGGTAAACCTTGGAATCTCTTAGCGGCAAAAATTTTGTCGGAACAAGGTTATAAAATTTTAATGCATGGTTATATGGATAAGCCAAGCGGGCGAGAGCATGTTGAAACCTACCTCGAAACACTCAACGTGCGAAGTGCCGAAAGCCCAGAAGATGCGAAAGCAATAATGGATGCGGATGGTATTGCTTATTTGCCATTGGCTAACTTTGCTCCTGAAGCAAAAACCATGATCAGCTGGAAAAATCGCTATGGTCTTCGTACTCCTATCAACACCGTAGTTCGAGCGTTAAACCCCGGTGGCGGTCGTTTAGGTTTAAGGGGCAGTTTCCATCCAGGATTCCCACAATTACACGCTGAAGTGGAACATGTAATAGGCAATAAGTCACACTCGGTTATTTCATTTAAAGGTCAATCAGGTGAGTCTGAATACAACCCGAAAGTGAGCCAAACAGTATGGATGAGTACTCCTGAGAAAGTAGAGTCATTTTATTGGGAAGGGTCAATGAATGTTGAGTTACCTACGCCTAAAGAATGCGTTCTAGGGACACCTGAAGATGAACATGAACTCATGGTTAATAGTGTTGTGGATACCATGACAGCGATTTTATTTGCAGAAAAGCACAATAAAGAAGAAGCCTATGCTTTGGCTTTACAATATTGGAAGCAATACTGCGCAGCTTGA
- a CDS encoding MarR family winged helix-turn-helix transcriptional regulator produces MPEEFNRQSSFGWMINVVANKASKDFDAELKKHGLTIALWPTLMCLWEEEGITQRDIAAKSKVENSTTTRTLDKLEKLALVERRDDPNSRRSFRIFLTEKGKALETELIPIPLRLNKDLLSALDSDEQKQMIALLQKMVADI; encoded by the coding sequence ATGCCGGAAGAGTTTAATAGACAAAGTAGCTTTGGCTGGATGATCAATGTCGTTGCTAACAAAGCCAGTAAAGACTTTGATGCTGAGTTGAAAAAGCATGGGTTAACCATTGCTTTGTGGCCAACATTGATGTGTCTGTGGGAAGAAGAAGGCATCACCCAACGAGACATCGCCGCTAAATCGAAGGTTGAAAATTCAACAACCACACGAACATTAGACAAATTGGAAAAACTCGCACTCGTTGAACGCAGAGATGACCCAAATAGCCGTCGATCATTTAGAATATTTTTGACTGAAAAAGGTAAAGCGCTGGAAACAGAGTTGATCCCTATCCCTCTAAGATTAAACAAAGACTTACTTAGCGCTCTCGACTCAGATGAGCAGAAGCAAATGATCGCTTTACTACAGAAAATGGTTGCTGATATCTAG
- a CDS encoding LysR family transcriptional regulator has protein sequence MNLSQVDLNLLVILKHLLEEKHVSNTALALDISQPTVSRTLQKLRGVFKDDLLVRTAYGYELTPKAESIKQDLNSVLASLEKLVHGDNFDPLESQSTVRFFGLVPQITHLMPQIVAKIRQDAPGMIVDIDSIPKRPFEALLSGEAHFVLSTHEPLSSEQNLYRMFVVSRDYRLLMSKDHPLADKEITVNDLLVSPFGQISLQGDKKLSIEGRFKKLGLIDKNQTLSVPIQLSNFNVAPAIAETTNVIFHLPTPFAEQAAEHRNLVCKRVPEALRHPSEDVYLYWHKRFHNDPMCQWIRSLFKETYS, from the coding sequence ATGAATCTATCTCAGGTTGACTTGAACCTTTTAGTTATTCTTAAGCACCTTCTCGAAGAAAAACACGTATCCAATACAGCGCTAGCTCTTGATATAAGCCAGCCAACCGTTAGTCGAACATTGCAAAAATTACGAGGTGTGTTTAAAGATGATCTCTTGGTCAGAACAGCTTATGGCTATGAGCTGACTCCTAAAGCAGAGTCGATAAAGCAAGATTTAAATTCTGTATTAGCGAGTCTTGAAAAGCTCGTTCATGGGGATAATTTCGATCCTTTGGAAAGCCAGAGCACGGTACGATTTTTTGGTTTAGTACCTCAAATTACGCATCTCATGCCTCAGATAGTGGCAAAGATAAGGCAGGATGCGCCAGGCATGATCGTTGATATAGATTCCATTCCCAAAAGACCCTTTGAAGCATTGTTATCTGGTGAGGCTCACTTTGTGCTTTCAACTCATGAGCCGTTGAGTTCAGAGCAGAACTTATATCGAATGTTTGTTGTCAGCCGTGATTACCGTTTATTAATGAGCAAAGATCACCCTTTAGCAGATAAAGAAATCACGGTGAATGACTTATTAGTTAGCCCGTTTGGTCAAATATCCTTACAGGGTGATAAAAAACTCTCAATAGAAGGTCGCTTTAAAAAGCTTGGGCTCATCGATAAGAATCAAACCTTGTCTGTGCCCATCCAGCTTTCTAATTTTAACGTTGCTCCTGCGATTGCAGAGACAACGAATGTAATCTTCCATCTCCCCACACCATTTGCTGAACAAGCCGCGGAACATAGAAACCTTGTATGTAAGCGAGTTCCTGAAGCTCTGCGTCATCCATCCGAAGATGTATACCTTTACTGGCATAAGCGATTTCATAATGATCCTATGTGTCAGTGGATTCGTTCGTTGTTTAAAGAGACTTATTCATAA
- a CDS encoding peptidylprolyl isomerase — protein MIIFTTNFGDIEIELDLEKAPVSSKNFLKYCQDGFYEGTTFHRVIEGFMIQGGGHTIDMTEKPTRAPIVNEANRGLKNVIGSVAMARTDAPHSATAQFFINLDNNEFLDHTSTTNSGWGYAVFGKVSAGMDVVRKIESAPTTIRWGHEDVPCEDIVISKVTVSE, from the coding sequence ATGATTATTTTTACGACAAACTTTGGTGACATTGAGATTGAGTTGGATTTAGAGAAAGCTCCGGTTAGCTCTAAGAACTTTTTAAAGTATTGCCAAGATGGATTTTATGAAGGCACCACATTCCACAGAGTCATCGAAGGTTTCATGATCCAAGGTGGTGGGCATACCATCGATATGACAGAAAAACCAACAAGAGCTCCGATTGTTAATGAAGCAAATCGTGGTTTAAAAAATGTCATTGGTTCCGTCGCTATGGCGCGTACAGATGCTCCTCATTCCGCTACCGCTCAATTTTTCATTAACTTAGATAACAATGAGTTTTTAGATCATACCTCTACTACAAATTCTGGTTGGGGATATGCCGTGTTTGGAAAAGTGTCGGCTGGTATGGATGTGGTCAGAAAAATAGAGTCAGCCCCTACAACAATTCGTTGGGGCCATGAAGATGTTCCATGCGAAGATATTGTCATATCTAAAGTTACGGTCAGTGAATAG
- a CDS encoding iron ABC transporter ATP-binding protein, which yields MIEISGLSKKYNNKYVVKNADALFPQGKVTSIIGPNGAGKSTLLSMASQLTESDAGQVIIGNQPLEQWSSADLAKRLSVLRQSNNINMRFTVRELVAFGRFPYSQGRLTDEDNSIIDRALFHLDISELQDSYIDQLSGGQRQMAFIAMVVAQDTDYIFLDEPLNNLDIKHSVDIMATLKKLADKHNKAVVIVIHDINFASSYSDNIVAMKFGEVIKSGTVLEVIQEDVLSEIYEIPFKVQEIDGNRISLYYRR from the coding sequence GTGATTGAAATTAGCGGACTAAGCAAAAAATATAATAATAAATACGTCGTAAAAAACGCCGATGCATTGTTTCCACAAGGAAAAGTGACCAGTATCATTGGGCCTAACGGTGCAGGCAAAAGCACCTTACTTTCTATGGCAAGCCAGTTAACTGAGAGCGATGCCGGACAAGTCATCATCGGTAATCAACCACTAGAACAATGGAGCAGTGCTGACCTTGCAAAACGTTTATCGGTGTTGAGACAATCTAACAACATCAACATGCGGTTTACGGTTCGAGAACTAGTTGCCTTTGGTCGTTTTCCTTATTCCCAAGGTCGACTCACTGATGAAGATAACAGCATTATTGATCGCGCTCTTTTCCATCTCGACATATCGGAGTTGCAAGACAGCTATATTGATCAACTTTCTGGTGGTCAAAGACAAATGGCGTTCATTGCGATGGTTGTCGCGCAAGATACCGACTACATATTCTTAGATGAACCACTGAATAACCTAGATATTAAGCATTCTGTCGATATCATGGCAACTTTGAAAAAACTGGCTGATAAACACAACAAAGCGGTGGTGATTGTTATTCATGACATTAACTTTGCTTCTAGTTATTCGGATAATATTGTGGCAATGAAATTTGGTGAAGTAATAAAAAGCGGTACTGTTTTAGAGGTAATTCAAGAAGATGTACTCAGTGAAATCTATGAAATCCCTTTCAAAGTACAAGAAATAGATGGCAATCGCATATCACTTTATTACCGTAGATAG
- the gloA gene encoding lactoylglutathione lyase: MKFLHTMLRVTNLNKSIEFYTKVLGMKELERHENTEYRYTLVFVGYEHGGTTIELTFNWDTNEYNMGNQFGHLALGVEDIYEACDKIKSLGGNVTREAGPVKGGTTHIAFITDPDGYQIELIQLG, from the coding sequence ATGAAATTTTTGCACACAATGCTTCGAGTGACGAACTTAAATAAATCTATTGAGTTTTATACGAAGGTTCTGGGTATGAAGGAGCTTGAGCGTCACGAGAACACTGAATATCGTTATACACTGGTTTTTGTGGGTTACGAGCACGGTGGAACAACTATCGAGCTGACATTTAACTGGGATACCAATGAGTACAACATGGGCAACCAATTTGGTCATTTGGCACTAGGTGTAGAAGATATTTATGAAGCGTGTGACAAGATTAAATCATTGGGCGGGAATGTGACTCGTGAAGCGGGACCTGTAAAAGGTGGAACCACTCATATTGCTTTTATTACTGACCCAGATGGCTACCAAATCGAACTGATTCAATTAGGTTAA
- a CDS encoding thiol:disulfide interchange protein DsbA/DsbL, which yields MKKLLTLFSALILSLSAQAAQFEEGTHYTTLDVKKAKTSTVTEFFSFYCPHCYKFEGVVENLKKSLPKDASFEKVHVAFMGSNMAVPMAKSYATMIALDAEESMIPEMFKQIHDLRQAPKDEEALRQIFLDTGIDAKKFDAAYNSFAVNSIQKRFDKQFEASTLTGVPGVLVNDKYIVKPGSIKSYEEYNQLVNYLLDL from the coding sequence ATGAAAAAATTACTTACTCTATTTAGCGCATTAATTCTTAGCTTATCAGCACAAGCGGCACAATTTGAAGAAGGGACGCATTACACAACTTTAGATGTGAAAAAAGCAAAAACATCTACAGTGACGGAGTTTTTCTCTTTCTATTGCCCGCATTGCTACAAGTTTGAAGGTGTGGTTGAGAACTTGAAAAAAAGCTTACCGAAGGATGCTAGTTTTGAGAAAGTGCACGTAGCCTTTATGGGCAGCAACATGGCAGTGCCTATGGCTAAGTCATACGCAACTATGATCGCTCTTGACGCTGAAGAAAGCATGATTCCTGAAATGTTCAAACAAATACACGACCTAAGACAAGCGCCAAAAGATGAAGAGGCTCTACGTCAAATCTTCTTAGATACTGGGATTGATGCTAAAAAGTTTGACGCTGCATATAACAGCTTTGCTGTTAACTCGATACAAAAACGTTTCGATAAGCAGTTTGAGGCAAGTACTTTAACAGGTGTTCCTGGCGTATTAGTGAATGATAAATACATTGTGAAACCTGGTAGCATCAAGAGCTATGAAGAATACAACCAATTAGTTAACTACTTACTGGATCTATAA
- a CDS encoding DMT family transporter: MMNVKAMRGELYLLCATLLAGVGWIASKLVVLEMPGPVFIGVRFTIASLLLLPFCFRHIRQLTIKQIMSLCGVGLLLSVSLQVWVYAVSVTETLSEGAFIMSLAMIIAPFVSWVIFRVKPNRAFWLSFPIAIIGMLLLTLTNGWHLEPSQIYFLLASMLLSLHFVMNKRVITNIKPIASICIQLFVVGISGLVFASSTVQPEFEITQTLVFWFVVSAVVATSIRYLLQTVGQHSVNMEVAALIMILEPVWTLLLSVCVLGESVELQKLIGGAVIIASLCCYIKWSRKNKALD, encoded by the coding sequence ATGATGAACGTAAAAGCAATGCGTGGAGAACTTTATCTCTTATGTGCAACTTTATTAGCTGGGGTTGGATGGATTGCTTCTAAGCTGGTGGTCTTAGAAATGCCAGGTCCCGTGTTTATTGGTGTCCGATTTACGATCGCAAGTTTATTGCTTTTACCCTTTTGTTTTCGCCATATTCGCCAACTGACGATTAAACAAATTATGTCGCTATGCGGTGTTGGCTTACTGCTTTCCGTCTCATTACAGGTGTGGGTGTATGCAGTTTCAGTGACCGAAACGTTATCTGAAGGGGCGTTTATTATGAGCTTAGCAATGATTATTGCCCCATTTGTTTCTTGGGTGATCTTTCGAGTTAAACCTAATCGTGCGTTTTGGCTGTCATTTCCTATCGCGATTATTGGTATGTTGCTGCTTACCTTAACTAATGGTTGGCATCTAGAGCCGAGCCAGATCTATTTTCTGCTGGCATCAATGCTGCTATCACTTCACTTTGTAATGAACAAACGAGTCATCACCAATATCAAGCCTATTGCATCAATTTGTATTCAACTTTTTGTGGTCGGCATCAGTGGGCTCGTGTTTGCGTCTTCGACTGTTCAACCTGAGTTTGAAATAACTCAAACTCTTGTGTTTTGGTTCGTAGTCTCTGCTGTCGTTGCCACATCTATCCGCTATTTACTGCAGACTGTGGGACAACATTCAGTGAATATGGAAGTGGCTGCTCTTATCATGATTTTAGAACCGGTATGGACGTTGTTATTAAGTGTCTGTGTACTTGGAGAGAGTGTAGAACTGCAAAAATTAATAGGTGGGGCGGTAATCATTGCGTCACTGTGTTGCTACATCAAATGGTCGAGAAAAAATAAAGCCCTCGACTAG
- a CDS encoding siderophore ABC transporter substrate-binding protein yields the protein MLTKIFNKLAFTASLIALSSASVFAKTYEHSMGTIEINEVPQRVVVLGFGSLDFVDALGIEPLGMPKNLLPEALSKYKSDKYINTGSLQEANYETLFTLKPDLIIAEGRMASIYSDLADIAPTYMFQIDSKNYWDTTQKHWSTLGEIFNKEERTDALITEIQAKVDTLTSLTKQAKPKALTVMSNGSNITMFGPISRFSFIYNEAGMQTSTSDNVSSETRTHGNLISFEYIADAKPDVLLILDRDQAIGKASGQAKQLFDNSLVSSTPAAKNKHITYLDPSAWYLAAGGYQSIKVMIDDLHDSIR from the coding sequence ATGTTAACTAAAATCTTTAACAAATTGGCGTTTACGGCGTCTTTAATCGCTCTTTCTTCTGCCTCTGTCTTTGCGAAAACATACGAGCACAGTATGGGAACGATTGAAATCAATGAAGTGCCACAACGAGTGGTAGTGTTAGGGTTTGGTAGCTTAGATTTTGTTGACGCACTAGGTATTGAACCTCTTGGTATGCCGAAAAACTTGCTTCCAGAAGCACTTAGTAAATACAAGTCTGATAAATACATTAATACGGGTAGCTTGCAAGAAGCTAATTATGAGACTCTTTTTACGCTTAAACCTGACCTAATTATTGCTGAAGGTCGAATGGCAAGTATCTACTCAGATCTAGCTGACATTGCCCCTACTTATATGTTCCAAATCGATTCAAAGAATTACTGGGATACCACTCAGAAGCACTGGAGCACACTAGGTGAAATTTTCAATAAAGAAGAAAGAACAGACGCGTTAATTACAGAAATTCAAGCTAAGGTTGATACACTAACTAGCCTCACAAAGCAGGCAAAACCTAAAGCTTTAACTGTAATGAGCAACGGCAGTAACATTACTATGTTTGGACCAATTAGCAGATTCTCATTTATTTATAATGAAGCTGGTATGCAAACGTCTACATCAGATAATGTTTCAAGCGAAACTCGCACACACGGTAACTTAATCTCATTTGAATACATCGCCGATGCGAAACCAGATGTACTGCTAATTTTAGACCGAGATCAAGCTATCGGAAAAGCCAGTGGTCAAGCAAAGCAACTGTTTGATAATTCATTAGTATCCTCAACGCCTGCAGCAAAAAATAAGCACATCACTTACCTTGACCCTTCAGCTTGGTATTTGGCTGCGGGTGGCTACCAATCTATTAAAGTGATGATTGATGATTTACACGACTCTATTCGCTAG
- a CDS encoding ABC transporter permease, which produces MKSSHLLAFLILLGLASGSLLVGAANVSLSGILSGDSHAINILFTSRLPRLLAIILAGAGLSIAGLIMQQIVQNRFAAPSTTGTIDWAMLGYIVALITFSGMSAWVHLLTIFAFSVFGTVVFVRFLQRLKFKSTVMVPLIGIMYGNVISSMTTFIAYKYDLVQTLGSWTVANFASVLRGNYEFLYIALPVSLLAYAYANRFSAASVGESFAKNIGLNYQRIVLIGVILVAVLSSSVVMIVGMIPFLGLIVPNIVSLFIGDNMRRNLPWTAYVGVVMVLACDILGRIIIFPYEMPISMIISILGGAVFIYLIMRDKSNA; this is translated from the coding sequence ATGAAATCATCACACTTATTAGCATTTTTAATTTTACTCGGCCTTGCTAGCGGCTCTCTATTAGTTGGCGCTGCCAATGTTTCTTTATCAGGAATATTGTCCGGCGATAGCCATGCAATCAATATTCTATTTACGAGCCGACTGCCTCGTTTATTAGCCATTATTCTTGCAGGTGCTGGATTAAGTATTGCTGGTCTTATCATGCAGCAAATTGTTCAGAACCGATTTGCAGCTCCTTCTACCACAGGTACCATTGATTGGGCCATGCTGGGTTACATCGTCGCCTTAATCACTTTCTCTGGAATGAGTGCTTGGGTCCACTTGCTTACGATTTTTGCTTTTTCTGTTTTCGGCACAGTTGTGTTCGTGCGTTTTTTACAGCGCTTAAAATTCAAAAGTACTGTTATGGTTCCACTCATCGGCATCATGTATGGCAACGTTATTTCATCGATGACGACTTTCATCGCTTATAAATACGATCTTGTTCAGACATTAGGGTCATGGACTGTTGCAAACTTTGCTTCGGTATTACGTGGCAACTATGAATTTCTTTATATTGCCCTTCCGGTTTCGCTACTGGCATATGCGTACGCAAACCGCTTTAGCGCGGCAAGTGTAGGAGAAAGCTTTGCAAAAAACATTGGCTTAAACTACCAACGTATTGTGTTGATTGGCGTTATCCTTGTTGCGGTATTGTCTTCATCCGTCGTGATGATCGTTGGAATGATCCCTTTCTTAGGGTTAATTGTTCCCAACATTGTTTCTTTGTTCATAGGCGACAACATGCGCCGTAATCTTCCATGGACAGCTTACGTTGGCGTGGTGATGGTCTTAGCTTGCGACATTTTAGGACGGATCATTATATTCCCTTACGAAATGCCCATTTCAATGATCATCAGTATTCTAGGTGGTGCCGTGTTCATTTACTTAATCATGAGAGATAAGTCGAATGCGTGA
- a CDS encoding sensor domain-containing diguanylate cyclase, protein MTFHTALLSSRNENGPKSGTSLSIYGLYPVKIDEIRYIFINSWIYQDPENLDSVFYRAVSNNPEVISKVFDVLPEPTFLINEDGFYVEAWGGTDHTRHHSPNLVVGMHIREILPMEKACWFEDIVRQVIRTQQAYELEYELDSRQLPCFKGMDGPSGLQYFSAFVVPLAQHHVLWTVRNITEYKVIQVQLAEQQQALEKQTYTDHLTQIYNRFALEKLLPTALNTTIINKTSAALFMIDIDCFKNLNDRYGHLQGDQALIKIAHSIKSWCASKGGDCFRFGGDEFLVFMPKVSKDEAQQYAQKLLMIIQSLKIPNIDSTVSNVLSITIGLMHRKTINDEVNIEQFIAIADRALFYAKNMERGTIHMFNESRE, encoded by the coding sequence ATGACATTCCATACAGCACTGCTTTCTTCCCGTAACGAAAACGGTCCTAAAAGTGGGACTTCATTATCAATATATGGGCTATATCCGGTTAAAATTGATGAAATACGCTATATCTTTATTAACAGTTGGATTTATCAGGACCCCGAAAACTTGGATTCAGTATTTTACCGAGCAGTCAGCAACAACCCTGAAGTCATCTCAAAGGTGTTTGATGTACTTCCAGAACCAACATTCTTAATTAATGAGGATGGCTTCTACGTGGAAGCTTGGGGTGGAACAGATCATACGCGTCACCATAGTCCAAACTTAGTGGTAGGAATGCACATTCGTGAAATTCTACCTATGGAAAAAGCATGTTGGTTTGAAGATATTGTCCGGCAAGTAATCCGAACTCAACAAGCTTATGAGTTAGAGTATGAATTAGACTCAAGGCAATTACCGTGCTTTAAAGGTATGGATGGACCTTCCGGATTGCAATACTTCAGCGCTTTTGTTGTTCCGTTAGCTCAACACCATGTACTTTGGACCGTGCGAAACATCACTGAATACAAAGTCATTCAAGTTCAACTGGCTGAGCAGCAACAAGCCCTTGAAAAGCAAACTTATACAGACCATTTAACTCAAATATATAATCGTTTTGCTTTAGAAAAACTTCTTCCAACGGCTTTGAATACTACGATAATAAATAAAACAAGTGCCGCTTTATTTATGATCGATATTGATTGTTTTAAGAACCTTAACGACCGCTACGGACATTTACAAGGTGATCAAGCATTAATAAAAATAGCTCATTCAATTAAGAGTTGGTGTGCAAGTAAAGGTGGTGACTGTTTCCGTTTTGGGGGTGATGAATTTTTAGTTTTCATGCCTAAAGTCAGTAAGGATGAAGCGCAACAATACGCTCAAAAATTGCTTATGATTATTCAATCGCTGAAAATTCCTAATATCGACTCGACAGTTAGTAACGTACTTTCGATTACCATTGGACTTATGCATCGCAAAACAATAAACGATGAAGTCAATATTGAACAATTCATAGCGATAGCAGATAGAGCTCTATTTTATGCGAAAAATATGGAACGCGGGACCATACACATGTTTAACGAAAGTAGAGAATAA
- a CDS encoding alkene reductase, with translation MTNALFQPIQLGNITLKNRIVMPPMTRSRATQPGNAANEMMAEYYAQRATAGLIIAEGTQISAMGQGYAWTPGIYSDEQIAGWKKVTDAVHEKDGVIFAQLWHVGRVTHPDNIGGEQPISSSAMKAENVKVFIDNGTDAPGFVDVVEPREMTKSDIKDVVEQYRQAALNAVEAGFDGIELHAANGYLINQFIDSEANSRTDEYGGSVENRLRFLGEVVEAMVSAIGADKVGVRLAPFTSLNGTVDATPVETYTAAATLLNLYKIVYLHIAEVDWDDAPETPKTFKEAVRNAYDGVLIYAGKYDSERGERAVAEGVTDMVGFGRPFVANPDLPARIQNGYPLAAHDPNTLFGGAEKGLTDYPVYAG, from the coding sequence ATGACAAACGCACTATTCCAACCGATTCAACTTGGTAATATCACTCTAAAGAATCGTATTGTAATGCCACCCATGACTCGTTCTCGTGCTACTCAGCCTGGCAACGCAGCAAATGAAATGATGGCTGAATATTATGCTCAACGTGCAACTGCAGGTTTAATTATTGCGGAAGGTACACAGATCTCAGCTATGGGACAGGGTTATGCTTGGACTCCTGGCATTTATTCAGATGAACAAATCGCGGGTTGGAAAAAAGTAACGGATGCTGTGCATGAAAAAGATGGCGTTATATTCGCGCAGCTTTGGCATGTTGGTCGTGTTACACACCCAGACAACATCGGTGGTGAACAGCCAATTTCATCATCAGCAATGAAAGCTGAAAATGTAAAAGTATTTATCGATAATGGTACTGATGCTCCTGGATTTGTTGATGTTGTTGAACCTCGTGAAATGACGAAGTCAGACATCAAAGATGTTGTCGAACAATACCGTCAAGCGGCTTTAAATGCGGTTGAAGCGGGTTTTGATGGCATTGAATTACATGCGGCGAATGGTTACTTGATTAACCAGTTTATTGATTCTGAAGCAAACAGTCGAACAGATGAATACGGCGGTTCAGTTGAAAATCGCTTACGTTTCTTAGGTGAAGTTGTTGAAGCTATGGTTAGTGCTATCGGTGCTGATAAAGTAGGTGTTCGCCTTGCTCCGTTTACATCACTAAATGGCACTGTTGATGCGACACCTGTTGAGACTTACACAGCCGCAGCGACGCTACTCAACTTATACAAAATCGTTTATTTGCATATTGCAGAAGTCGATTGGGATGATGCTCCAGAAACACCTAAAACATTTAAAGAAGCGGTGCGTAACGCTTACGATGGTGTTCTGATTTACGCAGGTAAATATGACAGCGAACGCGGTGAGAGAGCAGTTGCTGAAGGAGTGACTGATATGGTTGGTTTTGGTCGCCCGTTTGTCGCGAACCCTGATTTACCCGCGCGTATTCAAAATGGTTACCCACTAGCAGCACATGATCCAAACACATTGTTTGGCGGTGCTGAAAAAGGTCTGACTGACTACCCAGTATATGCAGGCTAA
- a CDS encoding iron chelate uptake ABC transporter family permease subunit encodes MRDSNKLILLIVMAFAICALFLGKGLTPENYQFFLSRRIPKVLAIILSAMAIASSSLIFQTITANRILTPSILGFDYLYVMIQVILVAAFGGFSTIIIDTKMNFLFATCIMIVCAMTLFHFYFKGRQRNIFTLLLIGVVLSGLFSSVTSFFTMVIDPDEFTYIQGSMFASFNNINAELVYWCTIPLVACCAYLFKIANKLDVMWLGVDNAKSLGVDTHKLTMQVMFIITVMVSISTALTGPVLFFGLIVVALTRQLFSRFQHRFLLFATAILSIVLLAGGQWVVENLFDFDTTISVIINFLGGGYFLFLLMKYKFD; translated from the coding sequence ATGCGTGATTCAAATAAACTTATTCTTCTCATAGTGATGGCTTTTGCTATTTGTGCACTATTTTTGGGTAAAGGGCTCACGCCAGAGAATTACCAATTCTTTTTATCACGAAGAATTCCCAAAGTACTGGCTATCATACTCTCAGCAATGGCTATTGCATCGTCGTCTTTAATTTTTCAGACGATTACAGCGAACCGTATCCTTACGCCTTCTATTTTAGGTTTTGACTATCTCTACGTCATGATTCAAGTGATACTTGTAGCGGCTTTTGGTGGCTTCAGTACCATCATCATTGATACGAAAATGAACTTTCTATTTGCAACATGCATCATGATTGTATGTGCCATGACGTTATTTCATTTTTACTTTAAGGGTAGGCAAAGGAACATTTTTACTTTGCTATTGATTGGCGTGGTATTAAGCGGCTTATTCAGCAGTGTGACGAGCTTTTTCACTATGGTCATCGACCCTGATGAATTCACTTACATACAAGGTTCTATGTTTGCGAGCTTCAATAACATCAACGCTGAACTTGTTTACTGGTGTACGATTCCTTTGGTCGCTTGCTGCGCATATTTGTTCAAAATAGCGAACAAGCTGGACGTAATGTGGTTAGGCGTTGATAACGCAAAAAGCTTGGGGGTTGATACCCACAAGCTAACCATGCAAGTAATGTTCATCATCACTGTGATGGTATCAATTTCCACAGCTTTGACTGGTCCCGTGCTGTTTTTCGGTCTTATCGTCGTTGCACTCACCCGCCAGTTATTCAGCCGATTCCAACATCGATTCTTGCTTTTTGCGACGGCGATACTTTCTATTGTGCTACTTGCTGGCGGACAGTGGGTAGTCGAGAACCTCTTTGATTTTGATACAACTATCAGCGTAATTATCAACTTCCTTGGTGGCGGTTATTTCCTATTTCTCCTAATGAAATACAAATTTGATTAA